Proteins encoded by one window of Aquipuribacter hungaricus:
- the rpsC gene encoding 30S ribosomal protein S3, giving the protein MGQKVNPHGYRLGITTEHKSRWFADSTASGQRYRDYVGEDVKIRRLMTVGLERAGIAKVEIERTRDRVRVDLHTARPGIVIGRRGAEADRLRGELEKLTGKQVQLNILEVKNPEGDAQLCAVGIAEQLSSRVSFRRAMRKGMQSAQRAGAKGIRVQVSGRLGGAEMSRTEFYREGRVPLHTLRANIDYGFFEAKTTFGRIGVKVWIYNGDKTAKELAREQASAAPRGAGRRPVRGDRPERPVRTD; this is encoded by the coding sequence ATGGGTCAGAAGGTCAACCCGCACGGGTACCGGCTCGGGATCACGACCGAGCACAAGTCCCGCTGGTTCGCGGACTCGACGGCGTCGGGCCAGCGCTACCGGGACTACGTCGGCGAGGACGTCAAGATCCGCCGTCTCATGACGGTGGGCCTCGAGCGCGCCGGCATCGCCAAGGTCGAGATCGAGCGCACCCGCGACCGGGTCCGCGTCGACCTGCACACCGCCCGCCCCGGCATCGTCATCGGCCGCCGCGGCGCCGAGGCCGACCGTCTGCGCGGCGAGCTCGAGAAGCTCACGGGCAAGCAGGTGCAGCTCAACATCCTCGAGGTGAAGAACCCCGAGGGCGACGCGCAGCTGTGCGCCGTCGGCATCGCCGAGCAGCTGTCCAGCCGTGTCTCGTTCCGCCGCGCCATGCGCAAGGGCATGCAGTCCGCCCAGCGCGCCGGCGCCAAGGGCATCCGGGTGCAGGTCTCCGGCCGCCTCGGCGGCGCGGAGATGAGTCGCACGGAGTTCTACCGCGAGGGCCGGGTCCCCCTGCACACCCTGCGCGCGAACATCGACTACGGCTTCTTCGAGGCCAAGACGACGTTCGGCCGCATCGGCGTGAAGGTCTGGATCTACAACGGCGACAAGACGGCCAAGGAGCTCGCCCGCGAGCAGGCCTCGGCCGCCCCCCGCGGCGCCGGCCGCCGTCCCGTCCGCGGCGACCGCCCGGAGCGCCCCGTGCGCACCGACC